A stretch of the Campylobacter sp. 19-13652 genome encodes the following:
- a CDS encoding TetR/AcrR family transcriptional regulator, with amino-acid sequence MTKQERESIKRSRMMKYFIDAANEIINRDGVSSVTIRNAASLAGYSSATLYNYFDNLTHLIFLSILDQLDEYNKALKKAISKSSNSLEVYMQVCACFCEYAYAKPEIYWLLFFAHGEGKFDAYLKQYYEIFPDKIAKASPLFLDKMFHSNNIYDRSFFMLERCVNDGYLQAGLVNDFNDICLRFNKTILQDVKDGILSQDDATKMTMRYYHQLLNFYATDDGRVMLNRCCKEYAGIKI; translated from the coding sequence ATGACAAAGCAAGAGCGAGAGAGCATTAAAAGATCAAGAATGATGAAGTATTTTATTGATGCGGCAAATGAGATAATAAATCGCGACGGCGTGAGTTCAGTAACAATACGAAATGCCGCATCTTTAGCTGGCTACTCCTCTGCTACGCTTTATAATTATTTTGATAACCTCACTCATTTAATATTTCTTTCTATACTAGATCAGCTTGATGAGTATAATAAAGCTTTAAAAAAGGCGATTAGCAAGAGCAGTAATTCGCTTGAGGTATATATGCAGGTGTGTGCTTGCTTTTGTGAGTATGCTTATGCTAAGCCTGAGATTTATTGGCTTTTATTTTTCGCTCACGGCGAGGGTAAATTTGACGCTTATCTTAAGCAATATTATGAGATTTTCCCTGATAAAATCGCCAAGGCATCTCCCCTGTTTTTGGATAAGATGTTTCACTCAAATAACATTTATGATCGTAGCTTTTTTATGCTGGAACGCTGCGTAAATGACGGCTATTTGCAGGCTGGGCTTGTAAATGATTTTAATGACATTTGTCTTCGCTTTAATAAGACCATACTCCAAGACGTCAAAGATGGCATTTTAAGCCAAGATGACGCCACAAAAATGACGATGAGATACTATCATCAGCTATTAAATTTTTACGCTACAGACGACGGACGAGTGATGCTTAATCGTTGTTGTAAGGAATATGCTGGTATTAAAATTTGA
- a CDS encoding ferredoxin family protein → MRSLNIDAKLSVNKFNVDEGNAHIELASQIELSEFKKLAQICPAGLYKIGENGELGFDYAGCLECGTCRILCEGSVIKKWEYPNSSFGVEYRFG, encoded by the coding sequence ATGAGAAGCTTAAATATTGACGCAAAATTAAGCGTAAATAAATTTAATGTTGATGAGGGTAACGCCCACATTGAGCTAGCTAGTCAGATAGAGCTAAGTGAGTTTAAAAAGCTAGCTCAAATCTGCCCTGCTGGGCTTTATAAAATAGGCGAAAATGGTGAGTTGGGCTTTGATTATGCTGGGTGCTTGGAGTGTGGGACGTGTAGGATTTTATGCGAAGGTAGCGTGATAAAAAAATGGGAGTATCCAAACAGCAGTTTTGGTGTGGAGTATCGTTTTGGTTAA
- a CDS encoding FAD-dependent oxidoreductase, with translation MSEDKFDVIIVGAGVAGCVAGYLLATQGLDVLIIERGSEAGAKNTSGGRLYAHTIEQVFPDFGLNAPVERVITQERLSFMSEQNCTSLLYSFAPDDEPKKRSYSVLRAKLDKWLAQQACEAGAELITGVRVDDLLKKDGKVCGVISDGEELEASVVLVADGANSIICAKNNLGFKPDKSNCAVGAKEVLTIGEQAINERFGCGSGEGAAWLMLSDATQGHMGGGFIYTNRDSISLGVVLGLEAASECETSLPSMLESLKSHPAIAPLIKDAKLSEYSAHVIPEGGFNAIGRLSGDGVLVLGDAAGLCINIGYCVRGMDMAVDSAIAAAKAVVAAKSRGDFSAAVLSEYESELAKTASLSDMRLYKNAPKLLANERIFNAYPKMINSIMADIFSVNGTSEPLRKKLASGLKKVGFLNLIKDLYRGIKSL, from the coding sequence ATGAGCGAGGATAAATTTGATGTCATTATCGTTGGGGCTGGCGTGGCTGGCTGCGTGGCTGGCTATCTGCTGGCAACGCAGGGGCTAGACGTGCTGATAATCGAGCGAGGTAGCGAAGCAGGAGCAAAAAACACAAGCGGTGGCAGGCTGTATGCCCACACCATAGAGCAGGTTTTCCCTGATTTTGGCTTAAACGCACCCGTAGAGCGAGTCATCACGCAAGAACGCCTTTCATTTATGAGCGAACAAAACTGCACGAGCCTGCTTTATAGCTTCGCCCCAGATGATGAGCCAAAGAAGCGGTCTTATTCGGTTTTAAGGGCTAAGCTTGATAAATGGCTAGCCCAGCAAGCCTGCGAAGCAGGGGCTGAGCTAATAACTGGCGTAAGGGTCGATGACCTGCTAAAAAAAGACGGCAAGGTCTGCGGCGTCATCTCAGACGGCGAGGAGCTAGAAGCTAGCGTGGTGCTCGTAGCCGATGGGGCAAATTCGATAATCTGCGCTAAAAATAATCTTGGCTTTAAGCCTGATAAGAGCAACTGTGCCGTGGGGGCAAAGGAGGTGCTAACTATCGGCGAGCAGGCGATAAACGAACGCTTTGGCTGTGGTAGCGGCGAGGGTGCGGCGTGGCTAATGCTAAGCGACGCGACGCAGGGGCATATGGGCGGAGGTTTTATTTATACAAACAGGGATAGTATTTCTCTTGGTGTGGTGCTAGGGCTTGAAGCGGCAAGCGAGTGCGAAACTAGCCTGCCATCTATGCTTGAAAGCTTAAAATCTCACCCTGCCATCGCTCCGCTAATTAAAGACGCAAAACTAAGCGAATACTCAGCCCACGTCATACCAGAGGGCGGCTTTAATGCAATCGGCAGGCTAAGCGGCGATGGAGTGCTAGTCCTAGGCGATGCGGCTGGGCTTTGTATAAACATAGGCTACTGCGTGCGTGGTATGGATATGGCAGTCGATAGTGCCATAGCGGCAGCCAAAGCGGTCGTAGCGGCAAAGAGCAGGGGTGATTTTTCCGCCGCTGTTTTAAGCGAGTATGAAAGTGAGCTAGCAAAAACCGCTAGTCTAAGCGATATGCGGCTTTATAAAAACGCCCCAAAACTGCTAGCAAATGAGCGGATTTTTAATGCCTATCCTAAGATGATAAATTCAATAATGGCGGACATTTTTAGCGTAAATGGCACAAGCGAGCCGCTGCGAAAAAAGCTAGCTAGTGGGCTTAAAAAAGTGGGATTTTTAAATTTAATCAAAGATTTATACAGGGGGATAAAATCGCTATGA